gaaaatgtattggttgtgtgcagcagtgaatagagaaagccactggcccaggcagctgctgccatgtgggcacaagctctgctgcccaggagggtctcatagtgcaggggtttgcagatggacacatagcggtcgtagcacatgatggtcaggaggaaaAACTCTGTAGTCGcgcagaaaacaaaaaagaagacctgtgcagcacatcctttgTAGGAGAtggtcctggtgtcccagagggaattgtgcatggctttggggacagtggtgcagatggagcccaggtcgctgagggccaggttgagcaggaagaagaacatgggcgtgtgcaggtggtggccgcaggctatggcgctgatgatgaggccgttgcccaggagggcagccagggagatgcccagcaagaggcagaagtgcaggagctgcagctgccgtgtgtctgccagtgccagcaggaggaagtgcctgatggagctgctgttggacatttgtgCTCCCTTAGCTTAGGGATCTGTAAGAAAagtaatcatggaatagttgtgtttggagaggactttgaacatcccagcacagcctgggggcactttccccccattgcctgcccagggctctgctgcctggagctgtccctgccagcaactgcttccctgtgcccagggctgagccctgccagtgctgccagagcccagcccagccctgggagctcagatctgccctgcagacccctcctagccctgccactgcccaggggcagctctaTCTCTTCAAGCTCTGATGGCAATGTCAGAGCAaccctgaggaggctggaaaagtgaCAATGATGCTGCCTCCAAGGGGTCCTGTCGTGATTTGTGTCACTGCCTGGTTTATTTAGATTTGAGAGaaattgttggttttttttttttttttgctccttaATTGAAAAATGAATATCTATGTGCAATTTCCAATTCAGGCAACCGAGAGCAGTAAACTAAAAAAGCatgattttcccttttatgaAGCCCCTGGGTTTGTTGTGCTTCCTGTATAATGAACTCAGAAATATTGTGCAGTTaaatgccatgctgggagcagtcctgaacaACGCAGCATCCTCCCCCCaaggagaacacttccaagccttaccagctgtctcctcccacccagatcttgtcccccagtgctgggagcagctgccagggctggctgagagctgtccctggcaggcagcagagtccctgccccagcacagcgcctTGGGCTGCcggaccctgctctgcaggacagccctgggcacccctggctgctctgcacaagagacaatcagagaatgtactcacagggtctgtaggcattgggatgttccagctttaggagatggctcccggagctgcagctgcattgtcctgcagccagaggttcctgtgccaagggctggcagtgattgtgccccaggcacttctcagcaccttcccagccctgactgattgaagctctctgtgcctctgtgctgtgtccggggtggctgcaggcagtgccccagccctgctgggctgggagaaaagctgctcatcaagagaaatgtgcttttgaagctcttcttggttaccaggagctgcctctgtgccagaagcccagcccagctcagcagcacagacacagcacaaggactttaatgagcctctggggctttgtgctcagaccctgaacatcagtccctgagagggagctgaagaaacctctccagaactccaagtcagaatccaactccaaagtttcttggacttttaatgggtcccagaGAGGGAcacgactgagaaagtgtccccaggcaccaggcagagcagagaactggaggcagtaatgacaggtggggacaaagagaagccaagtcttggtgccctgggcacagcagcagggtctgtgccaccaagggctgtgaggagacaccttgtcctgaggcactggggcctcctggcacagccccagccaggctgggcactgtcagccccttgtcctgccctcagcatccccccctagcccacatcccagtggcctcaaagatctgctggaaggagtccctggggagtcTTGCTCACCAATGGCCCTGGGGTCTCCTTAACTCTCCTatggtttttcaaaggactttgggtttggcttttgccttggagtctctgagaggtttgtgcaatccCATCCTCCAATTATCTCCTTTAATTAGTCCCTTGAGATTCTTTGTCAGTAGCAACATTCAGTGGGACGCATTAATActtcaaggtacttcagttCTTTAGGGTACTtgttgtttcccttttgatacagactctgtgagaggtttgtgcaatcatggccccaattatctgctttaacgaGTCCtttgagagctttgtactgatactcagtggggctcattaatgctttaagatactcaaggtttttaaggtactttgaatttttcttcctaCACTCTGaatctctgagaggtttttgtgccatcctggcctccaattctcTCTTGAAGGAGTCTATGAGGGGCCTGTGTTTGGGATggacctcagtgggacccattcaTGCTTTGAGACACTTCTGCATTTTCCTCTGACTTTGACTCTTGGAAAGGTTTCTGCAATCTCCTCTCAGGCCCTGAACTTCCAGAGCTCAACTCTAAATGCACCACAAAGCTCATTAGGATCAGGCAAGTCCTGACAAACCATGGCCCTGCCTTGGTTTCCCTCTGCTCCAATGGAGTTCATTAGGAAGATTTCCTTTTACAGTTagggagaaatatttcaaaatgcttCTAAGAAACATGTAATGCTCTTTTAAAGAGTGTATTTTATTACTGTTCTCTTTGGAGAAGAGCTGATTGCAGCATTCCGTGATTGATATTGATATAGGGCTGCTCCTAAGGAGGTCTGGCCAGATCAGAGAAGTTGTTTACGTTGAGAGCTGATCCATTGTtgacaaccttgctccacattcCCCAACCCCATGTGAGAAACGacttttactttcaaaaattgaaatgctttattaaaaCCTTGTGAAAATACAATGGAAGACTGAATAAAGGAAAGAATACAGCACCACGGGCAAAGAATTTAGTCACTGTGTGCTCATCCACAAAATGGATGTTTTGTCTTTTATACCTCCGCCCCATCCCAAAGTCTTGTCAATCGACTCCTTCTTctctgtccagtggtggagatcacttTCTTACACCTTGATTGCAGGTCAGGTGCTGCCATAGTAACAAGCCAACCCTCCCAAATGCCCCAGCTAGTGAGGCCATCCGGTGATAACAAtgcaggggagaggggagggataACTATACATCTACAAAACTTCTCCTAACATATATTTATTATTCACCCCTTAATTGAGTGTCAAAGAAAGTCAACTGATCTATAACAaacccccttttctttttctagaagTCACTTGCTTGCAAatttaggtaaaaaaaaaaattctctctctcttgaaTGAGTCATACCAGCATCTGTTGATGTGGGCAAGGACAGtgggaacagcagaaaaaatctCAGGTTTTGCTTAGACACACTTATTTGGAATGGACAAAAAGTCATCACAGAGGTCCAGTATGGCTTTGACTCCCATCTACCGTGCCTATGTGGCTGCTACCCATAGTCAGTGTATCATAGGGGTGAGCACAGAGGCCAACTCGGTCCTGCCCTCCAGTCCTTGTTGAAGTAAAAGACAAAAGGGGACATAAGACCTCTGAGGAATGGCCTTTTGTCCCAACCTTACCATGCCTACAGGGTTGTTACCCACAGGAGGGCTATGGAGCCTTCTTGGTAGCAAACAAAGGGGCCAACCCAGTCTTGCCCTCCTTCCtttgtcttattttcttaaagaaGCTCTCCCATTACTTTTACAGTCCCTTGTGTACTTCTCCTCAACAGATGCTGGTAATTCTCACCaatgaaaaaaggaagacaGTTCTTGAGCTGGTTGGTGGAAGCTTGACTCCACTTTTTGGTGTGTTGGTGTTTTACTGGTTGTCTTTCAATCTCTGCTTGAGAGTCAATCTTGTTTCACCCAGCCTGGATGTTACAGTCCACTCTTTGGGTTCTTCTCCTGGGCCTCTGACTCTGTTGCCATGAGTCCATCCCCGCTCTGCAGTTCACACGGCCAATTTGGTGGTGAGCAGTACCTGAAAGGCACCTTCCCACTGAGGAGTTAGAGGCTGCTCTCTCCATGACTTAATCATCACCCAATCCCTGGGATTAATATTACGGATTCTGAAATCCAGGGTGGTAGTTTGAGGAATTGCCGCTTTATGTGTTAGCCCTTCTAAGGTTTGTGCTATAGACAAAACTTATTTCTTGGCATTGGCTTCCCCTCCCTCATAGGTGGCAACCTTCTGGGGTGAGGTCAGGAAGGGTAacccaaacatcatttcatagGGTGACACTCCCAGATCTGACTGGGGTTGGGTTCCAATTCTTAATAAGGCCAAAGGGAGACATTTTATCCATGACATTTGGGTTTCAATCATTAGCTTAGCTAGAGCTCTTTTAAGAGTTTGATTCATTCTCTCTACCAACCAGAACTCTGTGGATGCCATGGAGTGTGTACTTCCTAATTTATTTCCAAGGCCTGAACAACTTTCCGCAATATCCTCGATATAACATGAGTTCCCCAGTCTGAATCAATCCTGTTTGCCGTCGCATACCGGGGAATGATTGATTCTAGAAGTGTTTTACTCACAACACTGGCACTGGCTTTCACAGTGGGTACCACCTCTACCCAATGAGTCACGTGATCTACTATCACTGGCAAAAACTTCCACCATTGTATCTGGGGAAGCTCAGTAAAGTCTACTTGGATGTTTTGGAAGGGTCATAAGGCTAGTTCTCACCCTCCCCTGGGTGTTTTCCTCATGATTTTCTTATTCAGTTATTGACATATCACACATTGTTCAGTTACTTGCTTAGGTATCCTGAAAATTCCCATGCAGCCCCATTCCCTTAGGAATTGATCACTTAGCACTTGTGCGCCCCAATGTGTTGTTCCATGTATGCCTTCTAGCATTTTCTTGGCAAGGGGTTTATTCAACATTTGCCTCCCATCTGCTAATCTCCACTTCCCTTCATTATCTCTCTTGGCTCCTATTTTAAGgagtttttcctcttctgtcccACTGAATAGGGGGACATTATGCATTTCTCTCATGGGGGTTAATACTATTATTAGTCCTTTTGTCCCTGATTCAGTTGCATTTTTAGCTTCTAAATCGGCTAAATTGTTCCCATGCGTCTCTTGCATCATCCTTTTTTGTTGCCCGTTAACATATACCATGTCCAGGTTTcgagcaaatttggggaagaatcccccaaaggagctctggtgggagaAGCAGATCCaattggcccctccccccaactggtccgggaggaaaaaatacctccttggagaaaggtggaaaaaaccctgtttattaaacaataaaaccaaaacaatatcaaacaatgagaccccttgccactctaaaagagatgacaaactgagaaaaccccgggttgaagctcagctcactcagtctctgatcagtccctctggtgctggaattgtcgcaggccaggcctggcccggtgggccacagctgcagctgccggtgctcttctgggtgttcagtccagagcagtttcaagaggtctacagaaaaggaaaaaaaaaacagtccagggaacttcttaGACTCAGCTAGAACTAACacaaactaaaaagcaaaagaagagctctgtcccgctgtctgtctgcagacaacacagtcaggagcaggaatgtggaggagtgagtgcagtgtctgaaaacaaactgcgcgcttcttctctcccccccttcactctctggaacactcttaaaggtacaaaacttattattcaacataaacagaatgagacgattggggataaaagcatcatatagtcaacccaggactGAAAGCTACCACCTTAAGAAACCCAAAAGATTTTCCTCCAGGCAGACACCAGCAGTAGCATTATGCCAATGTTTTCCACcccttttctgtgtcttttaaGAGTTCCTCAGTGCTCAGCAGGAATGAAATGACCTGTAATAATGTGATTTGAGGGCTCTGTGTTGTTCGTTGCCACATGAGTGTTCATGACAAGCTGAACACCCCACTCGTGGCTCTGTCGAGTCAAATTCATCCCAATTCTGTGCAAacagcagccctgagatgctgagaagAGCAGGCACAAGAGTGGGTGggtgtgcatgcacacaccCAGGGGCTGACTGCTGTGTGGGCAGATGGTTTTGCAGTGTTGTAAATCTTCACTCTCCCAAGCTGAAAGACTATTTCAAATAGATatcttaaatgaaaatatatatcaaaaaataaaattgtccaAAAATACATGTGCATTAAATTTCAtgcatataatataatataatataatataatataatataatataatataatataatataatataatataatatatatatgagaTCATTTTTGAAGCCATTGCTTGTGGGGGATATTAGATGATCTCCTAGTGTTTGtacatttttgctttctgctacTGCTGATCCTAGCAGCAACTCCCTGTCAGTTCTTCCAGGTCACTTCACACAAAGGGACTTCATAATTTCAGTGCCGGTGAGAGCTTGGCACTGAAATGCCAAGTtgattcccagctctccagcctccctctggattttggggcatCTCAGCACGTGTGTCCATGGCCCTTccttcatccccagcctgcagcagtcaCAGTCGCTGCTGCCTCCCCCTTGCTGCAGCTCATTTGCCAAAGtgctgccaaaggcagcagagctggctcaggaTCCCTGCTGGCTTCTGCTCTCTGGGATGAGCTTCAGGGGGACACTTGGAGCACTTTCCTAAAGAGCTGCCCGTGGGATGAGGGATTTGTCCTCCCCGGGTGGCTCCTGCTTGTATTCTGTGCTCATGGAGCCCCAGAGTTttctcagctgcctctgcagcgAGTTCTGAGCCAAcgtggggctctgctgccagcccaaaTCTGCgcttcccctgcccagcctgagtGCAGGTGGGGCATGTGCTGGGCATGGCCGGAGATTTGCGTGGCCAAAATCCTCCAGCATTTACATCTGCTCATGGCCTTGGGTAGCACAAATCTACACTTACTTCAGCTGAAGCATTACAATTATTGCAGATAGTTACACCCGCACTACTAATGTACAAATACACAAACATTAACttatgtttaaaaatgaaatttattttaaattgcaacAGCTGTgttgcaatttaaaataaaacacagaaatatcaaTTTATGCTTAAAATCTAATTTATTCTGAGTATTGTGCTATGTAAATATATACAGAAATcaacttcagtgaaaaaaaattactttattgcAGCACTCTGCAACAACTCACTGTACACAAATATTGAAGTTCCTGAAGTTTAACAATTAAATTTGTTACATATTACTGCAACCGCGCAGCCCATATACAAATACAGAAACATCAATATCCCTCTCTAAAGAATCTCAGATCCAGAactaaataaatagaattttagAACTATACAACTCCATACATAATAAATAGAAGTAAATACATATATAGGCATAACAATATAGAGATGTAAACATGCATCACATATTTCATGACATATAACATGACAATATAATACAAACATAACAAACCTGTCTATGAATACACAAATATCAATGGACCAATAAAACAATCCATACATCCCCAGCAATAGAAGCGCACAGCTACAGAGCTGTACAAGTATGTAAACAGATGAATATACACGcatcaatataaaaatatacacacaTAATATCCCTATACAAATATCAGCCAGTGTATGTAAATATCCCTATACTTGTACCTATCCAAACCTAACTACACATCCATAAACAGCGCTAGATCAGGAGGGGTTGCAGCCGCCGATGTTCCCAGGCTCTCGCTCGGGCTCCTCCTCCCGAGCAGAGCAGCgctcctgggcagggacagcagatgGGACACCTGGCAAGCAAAGGGAACACTGAGTGAGTGTGGGGACGTttcccttggcagcagctgcacttccatcagggaagagaaaatgtcagagcctccccaggagggtcagaaggaaaagcagccgAGCGGGccaggctgtggtgagctgtTCACTTCTTTCTGGCATCCCAGTTGCTTTGAGGGAACTCCCTCATGTCAGGTTATTGAACGACCTCTGCACTTACCAAGACTGTGGCCCCCAAATCAATCAGCATTTATGTCTCCAGCTGCTTGCACCAATGACAGGGTGTGAAGGTCCGCCCGAAGTGAATGGGTGACGaatgatttttgggtgcaaaaataaccaacaaaggcacaggggtttgcagTAGCAAATCAACAAGATGGAGTTTATTGATAATAACTACAGCTAAATATGCATTGGTTAGAGGATCCGGGGAAGAGAAGGGTAGGataaggaaaaagggaggaaagagggTTAGGGAATGGGTATAGCTACCAAGATGTGATGCCTTCGGGGTCCCACCGCCGATGCTCGCTGGTACACGTCTTGGGGAGACTCTCGGAGAGGCAGTTGAACCCAACCCCAgatatactgttcttggttgggggaagggtggccgcAATTAtgtttccatggaggggaaaagtccattgttttcatggccgaatGCTCCCAGGTACGTCtactctgggcaggttctcccccttccctgagttgggagggggtacagtctcagtctctggaaggaggttgccaggggggtgccatgggggtgcCAATAGGGTGCCAGAGGGGGTCTTGGTTCTTTGATGAGGGGATTCGCATCTCTGTTGGTCTGTCGCGGtggttgaagacaggcaagaggggtcttctcttggaggtGGGGGGAgtcaccccagagctcagtccagccaagcctgaagtttggaagaaagtccagttccattgttcagaacagggcagcatgccccTTCGAGTACAGCACggcatgttctgcagacaccatctgtAAACACGCTAAATAcgcatgagactttctttcccaactggctcaacagttttttaACCCTTCGGTGGtctcatgacaattgtgaggcaaaaactgaaggatttccgGATGGACTTCCACACAGGGAATGCCCTCTAACAGTGCTGGGGCTCAAAGTTACCTTGCACAGGTCATCTGACAGGGCCTTGTTCTTTCTGGGCTTCCCGTATTTCTCCTTAACTTCCACCTGGaatttttacagcatttctttttctttccccttgaTCAGTGCAGAAATGCGTGTTTCTCTTCCAAGTTTCAGTTTGTTCAGTGATCCTGTCAAGCCTTTTCTCAGAAGCTTTTACCATGGAATTGAGTGttaatttcaggaattttggtgattttctgTGAGATTTATGCAAGTGCCCTGTTCATTGGGCACCATTTAGGAAgctacaaaagagaaaaaggatgcTGTGTATGTCAGTTCACTAGTGGAATATTCATGGATAGATAGAGTGATTAGCTGAATTTTACATTTACTCCTAACCTGAAAGTGCAACAGGTAATTTGGGGAGAAATTAAAGCCCAATTTCTCCTTCTACCAGCCTGTATTTAAATGTAAAGTAAATAGAGCAGGGTGAGAATGTCAGTGTTCTGTTCCTGAAGTGCCTTATTAAGGTGTTCTTAAAGTAATGGAGATAAAATCTGGGTGGGCATTCCTAATTTCCAGACACTCATTGTCAATTTCATTGACTCTGAAAACAGCAGAGATGTGCACATCATACCTTATCAATCCATTTGGGGATGTTTTAGGTTCAGATTCTCTCAGGCTTTAGATTTTTAGATCTCTAGACAATGCTTCCAGCAATCTAAATAGctttcagaaattaaacattttccttttttcctcagtcCTTGTCACTCGTGCACCAGAGACCTTCAGTGAATGGATTCCACTCCAATCCATCTCCAAGCTGAATCTCTCAGCTCTGTTCACACTGGTGGTTTGTGTGTCTGTTCTGCACggtgcaattttaaaattttcgTTCCTTATTATCTCTgcccttccttttctgttttagcTTGCAAATGCATGTGGATGTATCAGAAATGATACACCTAATTTCTGATGCATCAGTTCCTGTCTAGCAATTTCATTTTATCCTGTTCTGATGTTATGCTAGCCTTATATGTTTTATTCTAAGTGGACTCCTGTTTTCTTGCACGTGGAAGTTTTACAATGCAGTGCTCTCATTCACCTGCTTTCATGAAACCCTTCATTAACATTAGCACAAGTAACTGTGTGATTCCCTTCTGCTTTGTAGAAGATTTAGGAAACTCAAGTCCTGCTCAGCTACAGAAAAACACACGTGGTGCTTGGAAATTCCCCTAAGAGCTTAAGTAAATGGTAAACAACTGCAGCTTattcatttcacagaaattgGGAGAAAAGACATTGCAAATATTGAGGAATGTAGTGCAATAGTGATGGCCATCCCTCAGTTATCCAGAGAGACTGATGTCACTTGcaaaattccctcttttccaaaggttttcatttgctttggcTGTATTTCGTATGGCTGCAGGTCACATTTCCCTTGGTTTAAGGAAGTATCTTGGCAGGTATTCTTGGTGGTATATCTTGCTAATTCTGCCCTTGGAGGAATTACACAGTTCTGCAGTCCTTATTACACGCCCTGTTCTAAAAGACTTTTATattgttttccctctctctgtgttttcacaCTTGTTCAACAGGGTTTGCTTTCTAAGAATATTAATCACAATATCCCAAAGGATTAAAAAATGCTTAGGTATTTTTCCCTAAGTTTTtactaatgaaaaataataataaaaaactgtATGCATGCTGGATgtaaaatacaaacagaaataaacttgAGAGTTCTCCCAAAAACcttaagaaaaaaccccatgtaaTCTATAAAACCCAGAGTATTCATCTACAGTATACAAAAATGGGCATGTTTTAGAAGAGAAAATTTGTGCAACGGTTCTGCACAGAATTCTATGCTTTCAAGCTTTTTGCCCTTCAGGGGCAGTGCCATTCTCTGAACTGTAATGCTCTGAGCATGTTCTGCTCA
This region of Zonotrichia leucophrys gambelii isolate GWCS_2022_RI unplaced genomic scaffold, RI_Zleu_2.0 Scaffold_510_36306, whole genome shotgun sequence genomic DNA includes:
- the LOC135441781 gene encoding olfactory receptor 14J1-like; translated protein: MSNSSSIRHFLLLALADTRQLQLLHFCLLLGISLAALLGNGLIISAIACGHHLHTPMFFFLLNLALSDLGSICTTVPKAMHNSLWDTRTISYKGCAAQVFFFVFCATTEFFLLTIMCYDRYVSICKPLHYETLLGSRACAHMAAAAWASGFLYSLLHTTNTFSLPLCHGNVLGQFFCEIPHILKLSCSKSYLREHGLIALSACLLFVCFLFVIFSYVQIFRAVLRIPSEQGRHKAFSTCLPHLAVVSLFISTGTFSHLKPPSISSPSLDLILSILYSVVPPALNPLIYSLRNQELKAAVWRLMTGWFQKH